The following are encoded together in the Zingiber officinale cultivar Zhangliang chromosome 8A, Zo_v1.1, whole genome shotgun sequence genome:
- the LOC122008224 gene encoding endochitinase EP3-like, translating into MALPESNQMAPLLVVCLLFAGIAAAAAQNSGSVAGVVTQSFFDGIINQASSSCAGRGFYTRSAFLTAAGNYPQFGSTGSAADSRREIAAFFAHVTHETGHFCYIEEINGASQNYCDTRRTDWPCVSGRNYYGRGPLQLTWNYNYGPAGQAIGFDGLRAPETVANDAVISFRTALWFWMNNCHSPITSGQGFGATIRAINGDLECNGRNPTTVNARVGYYTDYCRQLGVDPGNNLTC; encoded by the exons ATGGCTCTCCCCGAATCTAACCAGATGGCGCCGCTGCTGGTCGTGTGCCTCCTTTTCGCCGGAATAGCGGCTGCCGCGGCGCAAAACAGCGGCTCCGTTGCCGGCGTCGTAACGCAGAGCTTCTTCGACGGCATCATCAACCAGGCCTCCAGCAGCTGCGCTGGCAGGGGGTTCTACACCCGCAGCGCTTTCCTGACCGCAGCCGGCAACTACCCCCAGTTCGGCAGCACCGGTTCGGCCGCCGACTCCAGGCGCGAGATCGCCGCTTTCTTCGCCCACGTCACGCACGAGACTGGAC ATTTCTGCTACATCGAAGAGATCAACGGCGCATCGCAAAACTACTGCGACACGAGACGCACTGATTGGCCGTGCGTCTCCGGCCGCAACTACTACGGGCGCGGCCCCCTCCAACTGACCTGGAACTACAACTACGGCCCGGCCGGCCAGGCCATCGGCTTCGACGGCCTCCGCGCGCCGGAGACAGTGGCCAACGACGCCGTCATCTCCTTCAGGACCGCTCTCTGGTTCTGGATGAACAACTGCCACTCCCCCATCACCTCCGGCCAAGGGTTCGGCGCCACCATCCGCGCGATCAACGGCGACCTGGAGTGCAACGGCCGTAACCCGACGACAGTCAACGCTCGTGTCGGCTATTACACGGATTACTGCCGTCAGCTCGGCGTTGACCCCGGCAATAATCTCACTTGCTGA